The DNA sequence ATGTGGGCCTCCATGAAGGAATACAATTAACGGGTTAAGTGCATCATTTCTTTTAGTTTTGGAAGACACAAATATAGCTTCAATAGGATTGGTGGCACCTGAAAGGTTTTAATCATATACAGGATGTCAAAATCAATGATTTTCCaagacataagaaagaaaaCTGACTTGTGATACCTTTTGTTGGGCTATCAGAAACATCCCTGATCGGAATCTTCATTATACTGAACCGAAGAGATGAGAGCAAAGATTTAACCTGTAGCAAGGCGAAACTTGAGTAAAACAAAAGTAAGTTTTTAAGATAATCACAGTAATAACACAGTACTACAGACCTTCTCAGGACATTCATCTGTGGGGCTTGCTACGTTTAACCAACTCCATGCAGCATTTTTACTTTCTTTATCAACAAGATAACCGTACTTGATATGGGGTACATCTACTGGACTGCTAGACACTTCCGAAATCAAACAAGAAGTGAATTTTATTATTGTAATTCAGTAAATTTGTCCAACAAGTTATCAGTAAAAAAAAGGGAGTTTATATTACCGGCAATGATATTGTCTCCGTCCAGTGTAAGAACGCTCCATGAAAAACTAGAATTAGTAGGACTGATTCGTAATACTTCCCCGCTGTAATTTCATATAATTGTATCATGATTTAATTATAATAACAAGGTAACAAGAGCACGTCATATGATGAAACCCTATAGTTACCTCAACACATTCACAGAAAGTATCACTTGACAGCTACACCAGATGGAAGATATGATCATCGTGCGTCCATCAGAAAGCCATGGATTACTAAGGATACTTGAACAGTATAACCCAGGAAAGCAACTATCCTCAGCAGACATTACAACAGAAATCTTCAAAAAAGAAGCATACAGGGAGTTAAAGAGAGAATAAAACTCATACAAAAAGGCCTAGATCCTTGATTATTATGTTGTGTGATATCAAATTCATGATACTGAAACTTTTTGTTGAAAATAATTAAGCTCAGCTATAATCTATAACTTCGGTGGATATCTTTCACCAACGGAAGCCTCAGGGGGAGGCTATAGACTCAATATGCATGAAACCAATCAAGTTCCAAGTTTAGAGCATAAGATTCCTCCGATATATGAAGCAAGTAACGTAGAAACACACATATTCTTGTCCAACCAAAAGCAGAAAAGATCAGAGCAAGACATAAACAGTGATTTACATTTCTAACAATTCTACAATGTGAGTTTGTATAGGTTTGTTGCACATTACAAGGAAGACACTCGTCACTTATAGCCCATGCTAACAAGTGAACCTTTGCTCATAATCTACTTGCACCAGGAATTAATCCAGGAAGTACACttaaatgagtagtttctagtTTTCAATCAAGGGAAAAAAGTAAGTTGATTATACTCGAATAAAAGAGATAAAGATTGAAGAGTTCACCACATCAGTAATTTTTGCAGCTGAGGATAGTACTCCATCCATTGGCCAATCTATTTTGTGAAGAGAGTTCGTTGCAGAATGTGCTCCAGACTCCACAGAACATTTTGCAGATAAAAACAGAAGGAATTTACCATCTGGGCTGCAAAATATTACACCGGTCATGACTTAGACAGAATCGGACATCTAGTAGATAACATTTGTAACAATCAGAACTATCCCCATTCTGATGTCCATCAAACTTGTGTTTATCAAGGTATCAATTTCAGTTTTTGAATCGAAAGATAGGTGGAAGGTGCCAAAATAAATTGTTTCAGTTCTGTCGAGTCTAGCACTCCAAGAGAAATTATATCAGTGACACGAAGAAAATGTATTCCACATGAGATATATTGTACACTGAATCTAAGCAACTAATGATTACAGACCCCTGTAAAGTGTAGACACACAGAAAACGAAGTATCTGACAGGGGAAAAAAAGTACCTGAACAGTGGATTGAAAGCAGTACTTATGCTTTGAGTTAAGTTTACCAAAGGAGGATCTTCAGTTGAACAATCTCTGGAAAAGTGAAGGGATTGATAGTTATATGATATGACTACGCACAATGAATCTCCAAAATACAAGAGACGGATGCATTGCACAAAAAGCAACTCACTTGAGTTCATGTCCATCAGCTTCTGATTCAAAGTTTGGTGCCTTAACCGCATACAAAGCACACGGCCTGTTATAGCAGTACTTCATACCACGCTTTCTGGTACCCTCTGACCACccaacaaaaaccaaatactgATTCGAGCCTCTAACTTGCGGCACCCACACAACTTGGCCAACACTCAATGACTTGTCAATTCCTTTAACAGCTTCCGCCTCTCCACTGTACAGCATAGGGGAATTTAAATAAGTTGGCTATTTAAGAAGAAATCCTCTTACTTATAATCTCGGTACTGATAAAAAGGAAACCACTTGTAACAAGACCTGTTAATGTTGAAGACAAAAAGTTCAGGCTGCTGTGCTCCAGCATACGTTTCCCCCCATTCCTCCTTCCAATCCCCTTGACCTTTCCAGTTACCCAAGTCCGTATCCATTGAACTACATTTATTGTATCCCTGGCTTGTGAATGTCGGCTTGGAGGGAGACGGTTCCTCAGCAACATAAGTGATGCGAGTTTCATCATGGTTCCAAGAAATTCCTTGAAACCTGTAACATCAAAAATTTGCCCTCTTTGAAATGAGGGAAAAATGTAGGCAAGAAAAAGGGCGAATAATGCACAGACAGAGGCACATTGTATATTGTACACATGATTAATATACCATCCATCAGTATATACAGGGCCATGAACAGATGGGGGAATGTGGAATTCTTTTTCCACTTGAGCTTGACTCCAAATTTCAAACCGACAGGGAGATTCTTTTTCAGGATTCCGAGCTACAAGAAGCTTTTCACCAGATGGAGATGGAGCAATCACAGAGACTCCCGTCATCTCGACAGGAAACGGAGTCCATTGGAAGCTTACAGATTTGTTACTTCCTCTTGAAACATGAGAGGATAGAATGAATTTCTTCATCTTATTTGCCAACAGATTTGGTTGGCTAATCGAAAACATTGCCTGGGATCCAAATCCTGCAATAAAAGTTTAGTGAAAACATCTTCATTACAAATTTTCGTGTAtacatataaaatgttgatattGTCAAAAGAAGAATATGTAATGTTGATATGTATATGTATCTGTCTGTATGTATACATTGCTTTGAGAAAAAAAGAGAATTCGTACCGCTGTCAGATTTAAAAACCCATGCCTTGTCAACGCTGGACATACTAGTGAATTCTTGAAGTAACCTGGACTGGGAAGCATATTCTTCCTCAGTTGCTGCATCTATTCCAAGAGGCATCTCCTTCAGTGGACCATCTTTCGAACCGTCCATGGCTAAAAATGTTGACAATCTTCCACCACAAAGTAGATTGTAGGGAAGATCAATAACAAGAAAGCAACTGAAGTAGTAACATGAAAGTTTCAATATTTGCTCAGCTATATCCAATATGGCCACTCCATTTACCATTCGCAATCGTAAAAGAGTTCAACTTCAAGATATCCAAAACGCATGTAATTCAATGGTTTAAACTTTaccaacaaaagaaagaaaagaaagagaacagaACAACTGAAGTAGCGATATGAATCAAAGCACCAAGCAAAAAGAGATAAAAACTTGGATGGAACGACTAAAAGTCAACAGAATGTCAGTGAGAAGAGCACACAGtaaatatgagagagagagagagagagagagagagagagagagagagagagagagcgcgctTAAGTAGAGAGAGAAGAGCTGAGTTTGTAAAGGATTGAGGTTTGGCTTGCAAATGTTGCTTCTCTTTATGAATTCAAAAACCCTTTTGACTTCATCACCTTagcttgtgtttgcttccctagaTTTGGTTGCATGTGTTATAAAATGCATATACGATACGGTTAATATGtatttatatttcttattaaataaatttatgtaTTATAATTTGAGTGAAATAATTGTGTGATACTGATGTGGATACGCCTAAAAGTTAAGTAAGAGAGTTTTCAGGAGAAGagcttataaaaataaaaaaacatgaaCACCAAAAGTGACAATGTCATATCTGCAACTTGTACGCATAATACACATACAAGAGGGACCCATGCATTTAGATaggccccttttttttttacagaaacaATAGAATTTCATTACTATCAACAACCACTTACAAGGATGTCAGATGGGTACATATGCTCCAATGATCAATTTCTTGATCTGgaggtgtttgtaccatacttgaccaatcccgaaactactgagcaccggtcaacgttacaccgtcaaggacccagaagagcttcccttcaaccaggaggccaatcacaatgcgacacgtgttgacatcagaagccaatcacagctcgacacgtgtcaacatcagaagccaatcacaacacgactcgtgtcaatgttagaacaaaactagaaactctcttctataaatagggatcattctcccacaataatctctaatgtcattttgtactaaactattcactagaactcacaaaatgagagcttgaacctatgtatttgtgtaaacccttcacaattaatgagaactcctctactccgtggacgtagccgatctgggtgaaccacgtacatcttgtgtttgcttccctgtccctattcatttacgtacttatcttcactagtgatcgaagcaaccaagcgaatgtcacaaacctgacactttctgttgtaccaaagtcctcgctgattttgtgcatcaacaggagGTAATAAGcacaaattacaaataattttaaacCCCTATACAACCATCACACAAATCACACCATTAGAACGTGGAATCCCGAGACTGATATGCCCCATAGGCAAGACATGATATACCAAGCACCGAAACTCTCACCAAAACCACTGCAAGACTACAAAATCGTCGAAACGACACAAACCACTTGCCAAAGCAACACAGATCAATCATAAAAACTAAacgaaaaaaacaaaagaacatgGTGTCGTGTCCATAATGGAGATGCAGTTGCAAAATTTGGTAGTAGGCATGGGTAGCAAAGGCAGAGGCACATGTAGAAATGTCAGGAGGTGTAGGAGGCTAGCTGTAGCTGGGACAAACTTATAGGGGTGGGGTGGAAGGGTATCCAGTCAGTGCTACCAAAATCGTCAGAACGCCACCACAATCCAAAAACCTGCATAAAACATGTTAGCATCAAGAGCCATCAGAAATTCCTCCGACTAGTGTTGGTCGTAGTTATGGCAAAAAATAGCGGCAACAACATGGATGGTAGAGGGATTGCCAAGTCAAGACCACTTAAGTCACTGCATTGCcatccccaccaccaccacaaaccCAAAGAAGACAAAACAATAGTTCCAAGGGCAGAGCCCTCAGAAAGTCTAAACAACTAAGAGAAATTTCTGATGGCAAATATGCACACCATCACTGCGAGCGCCCAGGAAGCTACCGCCGGAAACGCTCCATGTGTAACCCCACCCAGGAAACAAGAGCTACACGAATCCAAAAAAACGAAACCTCCGGTAGGCTTGGCCACCGCTAAACAGGcaataagaacaaaaaaactagaaaaagCAAGCCAAATAGGGAGGATCCGACCCACAAAAACAACCCAAACCCGCATATCTAAGGCCCAAACAAGGGAGAAGCCCTGGACAGTaacaaaatttggaaaatgGGTCGGAGGCTCGCAACAAAGCCATGAAAACTGGTTGCGCAGAGAAAAGTTAGGGGAGAAGGTGTTGGGCAAcaccactagaccgtaatactaagtggttgTACTTGATGCTTATTATATAAGTACTAATTCAAGGTAGGGGTTAATTGGAAGTTAAATTATTCTCTACATATTGTGGTGAGGCTTTGCAATCCAAACGTCATTTATCCAGTCTTttcattcaataaaataattttagaaTCTAAGATAAATGTAGATTGAAAAAgctatacaaaataaaaaatttaatttatagtGTGAAGCCAAAGAAATTGATGCCCCTGTTATCTCACAAGGGTGAGAAAAAGACGTTTATACTCACTTAACGACTGTTTAACAAATTACCCTATATTCACTAACACATATAAAAACATGGGCTAAATTGAAAACACAGTACCAAATATAGCATTAAAGCCAAAacaatattaatagtaatacgTAATAGTTCAGTTGAAGTTGCattattgatttcaataatCATAAATTTTCAAGTACAATAATTTTTCATCCAGATTACATATGCTGAGCAAACGCAAGCCGGATTCAATAGTTTTTCATCCAGATTCAAGGTGGATTCAACCTACTTGACTGTAAATTGTAGATTGATTTTGTACTGTGCCATAAAAGCAACCATCTTACGAAAGCTCTCGAAGTCGAACTATGGGGGTAAAAGCAGGGAAGAAATGCCTGCTCATTTACGGTAAATACTTCTTGAACCAGACACCAATGTTAAGAAAGCTCTCAAAGTCCGATTGTGGCCTGCAAACACACAAATAGGGCATGAAACTTTATGACCTCGCTTGTAGTGACTAGTGACTACAATGCACAAAGCACATTTGGGTCATAAGTTTACCTCTCAATTCCATGAGTATCCTGTGGAAACACAATGACTTTGACAGGAACTCCTTTTTCCTTAAGCGCCCGAGCATACTATGAATAATAAACATCCACATCACTTTTCTACTCACATAATTCCAATTATGCAAACGCCTATGAATCAAAATCATCACACCCCCTTGGGAGGaaggaaaacaatttaaaagaTGAAAACTAAAAGAATAATTATCCAAGCACTTGTTTCATTGTTAAACTATTTAGGAGAAAAGGTGTATTTCATTAGGAGAACATGTTAACTTACTTGAAGTCCAGTAGAAACTGGAACACGAAGATCCTGAGcacccaaaagaaaaagggtGGGTGTTTTGACCTGCAGATAGATCCTTCAAAAAGTTACAAATAGCAAACTTCTTACTATATAAAATCTTTTTAAATTATTGAATTTCTTCGCAAAAAGGAAATTTATAGTATAAGCTTCAAAATCAAGAGTCCGTAAATAATATAGTAACAGAGAAAAAGCTTAAACAAGCACCTTTGAGACGTGTGAAATAGGAGATTTGCTGTGAAAGAGAGTCAGATGCTCAGCAGAAGGTGCTTCTGTGTAGTTATTTCTACCCTCACTTCCATAGGCCTCCACATAGCACCAATCTGGGATGTCTGTCGTACCGATCATTAATGCGAGATTACAGGCGGGGTTCCTCGTTGCTGCCACAACAAACTTATCTGGTGCCTGCAGCATAAATATGTTCAACTCTCGAGTATAACTAAAAAATGATCGTCTACCAAGTGTGCACAAGTAATAGAtgcttcaaaaataaaataaaaaagttttttcagtaccccacaaaaaaaaaaaaaaaaaaaaaaagcttaaagCGAGAAGCCTCAAAGCAACTAAAAAATAACAGTCATGCTTTTTACAAAACTACCAGACCTGGCCAATCAAGTGAGTTGTCAGAAAGCCGCCATGAGAACCACCAAGAACTGCAATTTTTGATGCACTGGCAAGCCCCTTGTCAATGACGTGATCGATAGCCACCAGCACATCATCCACGTCCTGTAGTGAATAAACTCAGATATTAGGGTCTACAAATACAAAAGCAGATACATAAAGTAAATACTAGTTACACAAGTATATTAACAACGTAAATTCTTAGCACACATAAGCATATACAGATATATTTATGCCAGAGTGTATGTCTATCTGTATGATACCAAAGTAGTATAAAATGGCCCAACATGGGGCTCTACATAAATAAACAGGTGCTATAGAATACGCTCCCCTAAGGAACAATGCCATCTCGGATAACAAAAATAACATTGCTGTAAAACAGATTAAAGGTAAATATATATAGGTACGCACCTGGGACCCTATTTTCCCTAGAAGGGACTGAAGTGCTTCTTCACCAAAACCCAGCGAACCTCTGAGATAAACTAACATGTCAGAACAATGCAAGATAAAAGCCGATGAAGTTAAAAGAAATGGTTATTTCTTTTCATATCCGTAGGCCAATTTCATAATATCTGAACAAGATTGGAGCACAATTTTGTTGACCCTGATAAGAAAAGTCAGAATGAAAGGACAAAAAGGAGAATCAAAGCTTACCTATAATTTACAAGTAACAAACTGAACCCAATTGaagagagaaatgctaaggactTTGAATAGCTTGACAATGAAACAGAGTGCGGGCCTCCGTGGAGGATTACAATTAATGGGTCAAACGAATCATTTCTTTTAGTTTTGGAAGACACAAATATGGCTTCAATTGGTTTGGCAGCACCTGAAAGGTTTTAAGCATGTACAGGatgttaaaatcaattttttttttattttacaaacaaGAAATAATTGGTTTATAATACCTTTTGTTACGCTACCAGAAACATCCCTGACAGGAACCTTCAGTATACTGAATTGCAGAGAGGAGAGCAAAGATTTAACCTATGGCAAGTTGAAACATGAGTTGAACAGATGTAAGCTTTGAAGATAATCTTGATATGTGGAAATATAGAAAAGCAGATTAATGGACCTTCTCAGAGCATTCACTTGGGGGGCTTGATACATTTAACCAACTCCATGCGGTACTTGTACTTTCTTTATCAACAAGGTAACCGTAATTGATATGAGGTACATCTACTGGACTGCTAGAcacttcagaaatcaaagataaaGTGAAATTTCGTTATTGATCAGTAAATTTTTCCTGAGTAATTATCAGTAAAAAATGGCAATTTCTTTACCAGCAATGATATTGTCCCCATCCAGTGTAAGAACATCCCATGAATTTGAATCAGCAGAGCTGATACGTGATACTTCCCCACTGTACTTCCATATAACTTTCATAGGTCAgttataaaaagttaaaaaggtAATGACCCCATGGAGATACGAGTGTCATATGATTAGTCATTATAGTTACCTCAAAACATTTACAGAAAGTATCACTTGACAGCTACCCCAGATAGAAGATATGATCATTGTGCATCCATCAGAAAGCCATGGATTACTAAGGATACTTGACCAGTAAAGCCCAGGGAAGCAACCATCCTCAGCACACATAACAACAGGAATCTTCAAAAAAGAAGTGTATTAAGTGTTGTTATATAAGCAGGGAGAGagataaagagagaaaaattcataaaaaatttcCTAAACTTATATTATTATGTTGTGTGATATCACCTTCATGAAATGAAAACCTTTTGTTGAAGACAATTAACATAGAGTTCAAGGGTTCGCTACCCATGCACAAAAGTACCGCACACCAgaataaaaaaagggaagaaaacagGTCAAAGGAAATTTCTATATGTTGAATTTCATCCTCAGTGTGTATGAATACAACATCGAATTTACAAATCAACTACAAAAGATACCACTGGTATATTGTAGCAACTAGCAAAGAGCAAAACAGCATCCAACCAAAACAAGTAAGCGAACCACGATCTTTAATCCTAACAGTTCTGGAATGCAAACCCATATGAGTTTACACCTTTACAAGGAAACGCTTAATgcttacttataagcacatgttaACAAATGAACCTTTGTTCATAATTTACATGCACATGGACTCGAACAAAGAATTCCACAGAACTGAGTAGTTTAAATTATCAATCAGGAAATAAAAGTTGATTAGTAAACAGAAAGATAAAAGCCAGAGAGCTCACCACATCAACAATTTTTGCAGATGAGGATAGCACTCCATCCACTGGCCAGTCTATTCTGTGAAGAGAATCTGTTGCAGAATGTGCCCCAGAATCCACAGAACTTCTAGCCgataaaaacaaaaggaattttCCATCTGGGCTGCCAAAATTACATTGATCATGTTTCAAATACAATCAGAATCAGTAATTGTAATGATGTTTGAAACAATCAACCATCTATTGGATAATGTGAAACAATCAGTACAATTCCGATTCAAATGTTCATCAAACTTCAATTAATATTAAGATATCAATTTCCGTTTTGAAATTAAAAGAGAGGCTATAAACGTCAAAAACTTATATCATAGACTAAATTTGAGTACTGCATGATGTTACAGACCCTGGTAAAGTGCACACGAACACATAACTAAGTGTCTGATGGGGGAAAAAGTTACCAGAACCGTGGATAGAAAGCACTACTTATGCTTTGAGTCAGCTTTACAGCAGGAAGATCTTCAGTTGAACTAGCTCTAGAACAGTGAAAGAAAGTAATAGTTATATCAAATGTAGAAGCACAATGAATTTCCAAAACAATTAACAAGCAGAAGATCCAAAAAATCAATAAGTAACAATAAGTATTGCACAAAGCAACTCACTTGAGTTCAGATCCATTTGCTTCTGATTCAAAATTTGGTGCCTTGACCACATACAATGCACAGGGCCTGTTAAAGCAGTACTTGATACCAAGCTTTCTGATACCTTCTGACCACCCaacaaaaaccaaagattgatGCGAGCCTTTAACTGGTGGCGCCCATACAACCTGACCAACACTCAAAGACTTTTCACTTCCTTTGACAGCTTGTGCCTCTCCGCTGTACAGCATAGGATAATTAAAGTTAGCCAGGCATTTAAACAAGAAATCTCCTTACTTCTAATCCTGGTACTAATAGAAACTAAACCAATTGTTAAAGACCTGTTAATATTGATGACAAAAAGTGCAGGCTGTCTTTTTCCAGCATAGGTTTCCCCCCATTCTTCCTTCCAATCCCCTTGACCTTTCCAGTTACCAAAGTCCTTATCCGTGGAACTACTTTTCTTGTAGCCCTGACCTGTAAATGTGGGCTTGGAGGGAGCTGGTTCCTCAGCAACATAAGCAATGAGAGTTTCATCAGCGTTCCAAGAAATTCCCTGAAACCTGTATCATTGAAAATTTGAACTCTTTTATGCTGGAGGAAATCTAGATATATGAAAAGATTAATGATCAAAACAGAGGCGTAATTCTACTACTATCACTAAAGGCATAAAGCACAAAACGTCGAGTACACAAGACTAGCATCAAATATCATGTATGATGATAATTGGAAAGACTGCATTCACGATGTTTACCATCCATCAGCATAAACTGAACCATGAACAGATTGGGGAATGTGGAATTCTTTCTCCAATTGACCTTGGCCCCAAATTTCAAATTGGCAGGGAGATTCGTTCTCAGGATTCCGAACCACAAAAAGCTTTGCACCGGACGGGGATGGAACAAATACAGATACTCCTGTCATCTCAACCGGGAACGGGGACCATTGGAAGTTTACAGAATTGTTACTTTCTCTTGAAATATGAGAGGATAGAATGAATTTCTTCCTCTTGTTTGCCAAAAGATTCGGTTGACTAATTGAAAACATTGCCTGAGACCCAATTCCTGAAACAAAGTTTAATGTGCATGTCCTCATTAGGAAAAATTCTTTGGCTTTCAATTAGAGAGGAAGTACATGTGTTTATATATTTCCTTACATATGTAATGTACGTATATATGAATCTGTTGCATGTATGTAAGGATAAGGACGTGCATGTTAGAAGAATGAGAAATCGTACCGCTATCAGATTTAAAAATccatgccttgtcaatgctggAAATACTAGTGAAGTCTTGAAGTAACCTAGACTGTGATGCATATTCTTCCTCAGTTGTTGCATCTACCCCCAGAGGCATCTCCTTCACTGGACCATCTTTAGAACTACCCATGGCTAAAAGCGTTGACAATCTTTTACTACAGAGTAGATTGCATGGAAGATATTGTCAATTTGTGATGTCAAAGGACAAATGAAATTATGCAGTAGCTCATTACTCAAATGGTCAGTAGCATTGGTCATAAAAAAACAGCAAATCtcctagaaagaaaaagaaaaagtaaactATATTTTCTcgttttttccttttaaatgaATGAGTTTTAGCATGTCATTCCTTCATCAATCGAATACAGCAGATGTATGATATATTCCAAACAATAGAAACAAGCAATCCGCAACCTCAAATTC is a window from the Malus domestica chromosome 16, GDT2T_hap1 genome containing:
- the LOC103442764 gene encoding acylamino-acid-releasing enzyme-like, which encodes MVNGVAILDIAEQILKLSCYYFSCFLVIDLPYNLLCGGRLSTFLAMDGSKDGPLKEMPLGIDAATEEEYASQSRLLQEFTSMSSVDKAWVFKSDSGFGSQAMFSISQPNLLANKMKKFILSSHVSRGSNKSVSFQWTPFPVEMTGVSVIAPSPSGEKLLVARNPEKESPCRFEIWSQAQVEKEFHIPPSVHGPVYTDGWFQGISWNHDETRITYVAEEPSPSKPTFTSQGYNKCSSMDTDLGNWKGQGDWKEEWGETYAGAQQPELFVFNINSGEAEAVKGIDKSLSVGQVVWVPQVRGSNQYLVFVGWSEGTRKRGMKYCYNRPCALYAVKAPNFESEADGHELKDCSTEDPPLVNLTQSISTAFNPLFSPDGKFLLFLSAKCSVESGAHSATNSLHKIDWPMDGVLSSAAKITDVISVVMSAEDSCFPGLYCSSILSNPWLSDGRTMIISSIWCSCQVILSVNVLSGEVLRISPTNSSFSWSVLTLDGDNIIAVSSSPVDVPHIKYGYLVDKESKNAAWSWLNVASPTDECPEKVKSLLSSLRFSIMKIPIRDVSDSPTKGATNPIEAIFVSSKTKRNDALNPLIVFLHGGPHIVSLSSFSKSLAFLSSIGFSLLIVNYRGSLGFGEEALQSLPGKIGYQDLKDVLAAVDHVIDVGLASPSKVAVLGGSHGGFLTTHLIGQEPEKFVVAATRNPACNLALMVGTTDIPDWCYVEAYGSEGKNSFTEAPSAEHLTLFHRMSPISHVSKVKTPTLFLLGAQDIRLPISIGLQYSRALKEKGVPVKVIMFPHDNHAIDRPQSDFESFLNIGVWFKKYLS
- the LOC103416877 gene encoding acylamino-acid-releasing enzyme-like, whose product is MNGISPGYKIPSSSFYLISPSHLLTPRTSSRRPFRYFLSTKRLSTLLAMGSSKDGPVKEMPLGVDATTEEEYASQSRLLQDFTSISSIDKAWIFKSDSGIGSQAMFSISQPNLLANKRKKFILSSHISRESNNSVNFQWSPFPVEMTGVSVFVPSPSGAKLFVVRNPENESPCQFEIWGQGQLEKEFHIPQSVHGSVYADGWFQGISWNADETLIAYVAEEPAPSKPTFTGQGYKKSSSTDKDFGNWKGQGDWKEEWGETYAGKRQPALFVININSGEAQAVKGSEKSLSVGQVVWAPPVKGSHQSLVFVGWSEGIRKLGIKYCFNRPCALYVVKAPNFESEANGSELKASSTEDLPAVKLTQSISSAFYPRFCPDGKFLLFLSARSSVDSGAHSATDSLHRIDWPVDGVLSSSAKIVDVIPVVMCAEDGCFPGLYWSSILSNPWLSDGCTMIISSIWGSCQVILSVNVLSGEVSRISSADSNSWDVLTLDGDNIIAVSSSPVDVPHINYGYLVDKESTSTAWSWLNVSSPPSECSEKVKSLLSSLQFSILKVPVRDVSGSVTKGAAKPIEAIFVSSKTKRNDSFDPLIVILHGGPHSVSLSSYSKSLAFLSSIGFSLLLVNYRGSLGFGEEALQSLLGKIGSQDVDDVLVAIDHVIDKGLASASKIAVLGGSHGGFLTTHLIGQAPDKFVVAATRNPACNLALMIGTTDIPDWCYVEAYGSEGRNNYTEAPSAEHLTLFHSKSPISHVSKVKTPTLFLLGAQDLRVPVSTGLQYARALKEKGVPVKVIVFPQDTHGIERPQSDFESFLNIGVWFKKYLP